One genomic region from Phycodurus eques isolate BA_2022a chromosome 16, UOR_Pequ_1.1, whole genome shotgun sequence encodes:
- the LOC133415203 gene encoding oxysterol-binding protein-related protein 7-like isoform X1 — protein MLDMTSMDPQVCPPPLSSNQSLISGLDKSPASAYKPGHSRSSSTGSSKHSKQSRNWEVMEDLQNLEQNSVPGSSLDLSIPGICEGFLMKRRKYPLKGWHKRYFMLEKGILKYSKTQQDIQRGKLHGSLDVSLAVMSINKNSKRIDLDAGDNLYHLMAKSHDLFYIWLTKLCAHRVFRKNEAMSVQRGVLHAISLGHSSLPAMTNLAQKKRTSLPIYASSASVFQTEMGSPSLPITSHPAVTNKVSAWLQQTNDIDATSNDLSRCQTDLTELAHLIQRLHWLEGGFPITDTDLEMRISMQNLFLEKPKKKTGKMFGHSRTLSRVEAMGGVFPSSHISNNFRSVQSIPDYVYSQLSNPQVTSPEAKKLQQDICIVSQKVFTSLKSVHEVLTLERERLRQAWTDPDLRQDATERLATLCSTLSELDIQSHLTKIHSFSLSSESTEESFCTVQADQGTPTLSQSQRAPSVADSMAEYFDASEVIICESSSEADCSDESGLSDITTTSTSEPEEGHASAALKYRASLKSATDKPRPVSDTGHRTRIPAPGTDNSHIGIMNILYNNIGKDLSRVSMPVALNEPLSLLQRMSEELEYSELLDIANHTDDPYERMVFVAAFSISGYAWASWRYRYKPFNPVLGETYESHREDRGFRYMSEQVSHHPPISACHAESTNFTFWQDQRWKNKFWGKSVEILSSGPVHVTLPRYGDHYEWNKAVTCIHNVLSQQRWLEHYGEVVIRNKENDVCTCKITFVKSRYWTSDSSKNGVQGVVLDQAGEVVHRFGGFWHEGIFCDTLPTPKCIWKPNVQPDDHFQYYGFSRYARELNELKPELKAVLPPTDTRFRPDQRLLEEGKVAEADKKKDEVEEKQRERRKEMAKQGKEHIVKFFRKEIDEAGREKWLYNGNYWNLRKEPGFAHTENLDLW, from the exons ATGCTAGACATGACGTCCATGGACCCTCAGGTGTGCCCGCCCCCGCTTAGTAGCAACCAGTCATTGATATCAGGCCTTGACAAATCCCCAGCCAGCGCATACAAACCTGGCCACTCCAGGAGCAGCAGCACTGGCTCCTCCAAACATTCAAAGCAG TCTCGTAACTGGGAAGTGATGGAGGACTTGCAGAATCTGGAACAGAATTCTGTTCCTGGCTCCTCCCTGGACTTAAGTATTCCTGGGATATGTGAGGGCTTtttgatgaagaggaggaaatACCCACTAAAGGGTTGGCACAAG AGATACTTCATGTTAGAGAAGGGAATTCTAAAGTATTCAAAGACACAGCAAGAC ATTCAAAGAGGAAAACTTCATGGCTCGTTGGATGTTAGTCTGGCCGTTATGTCTATTAATAAAAACTCTAAACGTATCGATTTGGATGCTGGAGACAATCTCTACCACCTTATG GCCAAGAGCCATGACTTGTTTTACATTTGGTTGACCAAGCTGTGTGCCCATCGTGTATTTCGCAAAAACGAGGCTATGAGCGTCCAACGTGGAGTGCTTCACGCCATCTCTCTCGGCCACAGTTCTCTGCCAGCTATGACCAATCTGGcccagaaaaaaagaacttct CTGCCCATCTATGCCAGCTCAGCATCAGTGTTCCAAACTGAGATGGGAAGCCCATCCCTTCCTATTACCTCCCATCCAGCGGTGACCAACAAGGTGTCAGCCTGGCTGCAGCAGACAAATGACATTGATGCAACTTCCAATG ATTTGTCTCGTTGTCAGACAGACCTGACAGAACTGGCCCATCTCATTCAGCGACTCCATTGGCTGGAAGGAGGCTTCCCAATCACTGACACAGACCTGGAGATGCGCATCAGCATGCAG AATCTTTTCTTGGAGAAACCCAAGAAGAAGACTGGAAAAATGTTTGGTCACTCCAGGACGTTGTCCCGTGTGGAAGCTATGGGAGGAGTT TTCCCTTCCAGCCACATTAGTAACAATTTTAGGTCTGTTCAATCTATCCCGGACTATGTCTACTCGCAGCTGTCTAATCCTCAAGTCACCTCACCAGAGGCTAAGAAACTCCAACAGGACATCTGCATAGTTTCGCAGAAGG TTTTTACCTCTCTCAAGTCTGTTCATGAAGTTTTGACCTTGGAGAGAGAACGACTTAGACAGGCCTGGACTGACCCTGATCTGAGGCAGGACGCCACAGAACGGCTCGCTACTCTGTGCAGCACACTGTCAGAG CTTGACATACAGTCTCATCTGACCAAAATCCATTCATTCTCCCTGTCCTCGGAATCTACTGAGGAATCCTTCTGCACTGTCCAAGCAGACCAG GGGACACCGACTTTGAGTCAGAGTCAACGTGCACCCTCCGTGGCTGATTCCATGGCAGAGTATTTTGATGCCAGTGAAGTGATCATATGCGAGAGCTCCTCTGAAGCAGACTGTTCAGATGAGTCCGGTCTGAGTGACATCACCACCACAAGCACATCCGAGCCTGAAGAAGGACATG ccAGTGCCGCCCTCAAATACCGAGCCAGTCTAAAGAGTGCGACTGACAAACCCAGACCGGTGTCTGACACAG GTCATCGCACTCGTATCCCTGCCCCAGGAACAGACAACAGCCACATTGGCATCATGAACATCCTGTATAACAACATTGGCAAGGATCTTTCGAGGGTCTCTATGCCTGTTGCACTCAATGAACCTCTGTCTTTGCTGCAAAGAATGTCAGAAGAGCTAGAGTACTCTGAGCTGCTTGACATTGCTAATCATACCGATGATCCATATGAGAGAATG GTATTTGTTGCGGCGTTCTCTATTTCTGGATATGCGTGGGCATCCTGGAGGTATCGCTACAAACCCTTCAATCCTGTtcttggagaaacatatgagAGTCACAGAGAAGACAGAGGCTTCCGCTATATGAGCGAGCAG GTTAGTCATCATCCACCCATCTCTGCCTGCCATGCAGAGTCTACAAACTTCACCTTCTGGCAAG ATCAAAGATGGAAGAACAAGTTTTGGGGGAAGTCAGTGGAGATCCTCTCGAGTGGACCGGTCCATGTTACCTTACCCAG GTATGGCGATCACTACGAATGGAACAAGGCAGTTACTTGCATTCACAATGTGCTGAGTCAGCAACGCTGGTTGGAGCACTATGGGGAGGTGGTCATCAGAAACAAAGAGAACGATGTTTGCACCTGCAAGATAACGTTTGTCAAG TCTCGGTACTGGACCTCCGACAGCAGTAAAAATGGGGTTCAGGGTGTGGTTTTGGACCAGGCTGGAGAGGTTGTCCATCGTTTTGGAGGGTTCTGGCACGAAGGCATCTTCTGTGACACACTGCCGACTCCCAAGTGCATTTGGAAGCCAA ATGTGCAGCCTGATGACCATTTCCAGTACTATGGATTCTCACGCTATGCCAGGGAGCTAAATGAACTTAAACCTGAATTGAAAGCTGTCCTTCCACCAACAGACACACGTTTTAGACCAGACCAGAG
- the LOC133415203 gene encoding oxysterol-binding protein-related protein 7-like isoform X2, whose product MLDMTSMDPQVCPPPLSSNQSLISGLDKSPASAYKPGHSRSSSTGSSKHSKQSRNWEVMEDLQNLEQNSVPGSSLDLSIPGICEGFLMKRRKYPLKGWHKRYFMLEKGILKYSKTQQDIQRGKLHGSLDVSLAVMSINKNSKRIDLDAGDNLYHLMAKSHDLFYIWLTKLCAHRVFRKNEAMSVQRGVLHAISLGHSSLPAMTNLAQKKRTSLPIYASSASVFQTEMGSPSLPITSHPAVTNKVSAWLQQTNDIDATSNDLTELAHLIQRLHWLEGGFPITDTDLEMRISMQNLFLEKPKKKTGKMFGHSRTLSRVEAMGGVFPSSHISNNFRSVQSIPDYVYSQLSNPQVTSPEAKKLQQDICIVSQKVFTSLKSVHEVLTLERERLRQAWTDPDLRQDATERLATLCSTLSELDIQSHLTKIHSFSLSSESTEESFCTVQADQGTPTLSQSQRAPSVADSMAEYFDASEVIICESSSEADCSDESGLSDITTTSTSEPEEGHASAALKYRASLKSATDKPRPVSDTGHRTRIPAPGTDNSHIGIMNILYNNIGKDLSRVSMPVALNEPLSLLQRMSEELEYSELLDIANHTDDPYERMVFVAAFSISGYAWASWRYRYKPFNPVLGETYESHREDRGFRYMSEQVSHHPPISACHAESTNFTFWQDQRWKNKFWGKSVEILSSGPVHVTLPRYGDHYEWNKAVTCIHNVLSQQRWLEHYGEVVIRNKENDVCTCKITFVKSRYWTSDSSKNGVQGVVLDQAGEVVHRFGGFWHEGIFCDTLPTPKCIWKPNVQPDDHFQYYGFSRYARELNELKPELKAVLPPTDTRFRPDQRLLEEGKVAEADKKKDEVEEKQRERRKEMAKQGKEHIVKFFRKEIDEAGREKWLYNGNYWNLRKEPGFAHTENLDLW is encoded by the exons ATGCTAGACATGACGTCCATGGACCCTCAGGTGTGCCCGCCCCCGCTTAGTAGCAACCAGTCATTGATATCAGGCCTTGACAAATCCCCAGCCAGCGCATACAAACCTGGCCACTCCAGGAGCAGCAGCACTGGCTCCTCCAAACATTCAAAGCAG TCTCGTAACTGGGAAGTGATGGAGGACTTGCAGAATCTGGAACAGAATTCTGTTCCTGGCTCCTCCCTGGACTTAAGTATTCCTGGGATATGTGAGGGCTTtttgatgaagaggaggaaatACCCACTAAAGGGTTGGCACAAG AGATACTTCATGTTAGAGAAGGGAATTCTAAAGTATTCAAAGACACAGCAAGAC ATTCAAAGAGGAAAACTTCATGGCTCGTTGGATGTTAGTCTGGCCGTTATGTCTATTAATAAAAACTCTAAACGTATCGATTTGGATGCTGGAGACAATCTCTACCACCTTATG GCCAAGAGCCATGACTTGTTTTACATTTGGTTGACCAAGCTGTGTGCCCATCGTGTATTTCGCAAAAACGAGGCTATGAGCGTCCAACGTGGAGTGCTTCACGCCATCTCTCTCGGCCACAGTTCTCTGCCAGCTATGACCAATCTGGcccagaaaaaaagaacttct CTGCCCATCTATGCCAGCTCAGCATCAGTGTTCCAAACTGAGATGGGAAGCCCATCCCTTCCTATTACCTCCCATCCAGCGGTGACCAACAAGGTGTCAGCCTGGCTGCAGCAGACAAATGACATTGATGCAACTTCCAATG ACCTGACAGAACTGGCCCATCTCATTCAGCGACTCCATTGGCTGGAAGGAGGCTTCCCAATCACTGACACAGACCTGGAGATGCGCATCAGCATGCAG AATCTTTTCTTGGAGAAACCCAAGAAGAAGACTGGAAAAATGTTTGGTCACTCCAGGACGTTGTCCCGTGTGGAAGCTATGGGAGGAGTT TTCCCTTCCAGCCACATTAGTAACAATTTTAGGTCTGTTCAATCTATCCCGGACTATGTCTACTCGCAGCTGTCTAATCCTCAAGTCACCTCACCAGAGGCTAAGAAACTCCAACAGGACATCTGCATAGTTTCGCAGAAGG TTTTTACCTCTCTCAAGTCTGTTCATGAAGTTTTGACCTTGGAGAGAGAACGACTTAGACAGGCCTGGACTGACCCTGATCTGAGGCAGGACGCCACAGAACGGCTCGCTACTCTGTGCAGCACACTGTCAGAG CTTGACATACAGTCTCATCTGACCAAAATCCATTCATTCTCCCTGTCCTCGGAATCTACTGAGGAATCCTTCTGCACTGTCCAAGCAGACCAG GGGACACCGACTTTGAGTCAGAGTCAACGTGCACCCTCCGTGGCTGATTCCATGGCAGAGTATTTTGATGCCAGTGAAGTGATCATATGCGAGAGCTCCTCTGAAGCAGACTGTTCAGATGAGTCCGGTCTGAGTGACATCACCACCACAAGCACATCCGAGCCTGAAGAAGGACATG ccAGTGCCGCCCTCAAATACCGAGCCAGTCTAAAGAGTGCGACTGACAAACCCAGACCGGTGTCTGACACAG GTCATCGCACTCGTATCCCTGCCCCAGGAACAGACAACAGCCACATTGGCATCATGAACATCCTGTATAACAACATTGGCAAGGATCTTTCGAGGGTCTCTATGCCTGTTGCACTCAATGAACCTCTGTCTTTGCTGCAAAGAATGTCAGAAGAGCTAGAGTACTCTGAGCTGCTTGACATTGCTAATCATACCGATGATCCATATGAGAGAATG GTATTTGTTGCGGCGTTCTCTATTTCTGGATATGCGTGGGCATCCTGGAGGTATCGCTACAAACCCTTCAATCCTGTtcttggagaaacatatgagAGTCACAGAGAAGACAGAGGCTTCCGCTATATGAGCGAGCAG GTTAGTCATCATCCACCCATCTCTGCCTGCCATGCAGAGTCTACAAACTTCACCTTCTGGCAAG ATCAAAGATGGAAGAACAAGTTTTGGGGGAAGTCAGTGGAGATCCTCTCGAGTGGACCGGTCCATGTTACCTTACCCAG GTATGGCGATCACTACGAATGGAACAAGGCAGTTACTTGCATTCACAATGTGCTGAGTCAGCAACGCTGGTTGGAGCACTATGGGGAGGTGGTCATCAGAAACAAAGAGAACGATGTTTGCACCTGCAAGATAACGTTTGTCAAG TCTCGGTACTGGACCTCCGACAGCAGTAAAAATGGGGTTCAGGGTGTGGTTTTGGACCAGGCTGGAGAGGTTGTCCATCGTTTTGGAGGGTTCTGGCACGAAGGCATCTTCTGTGACACACTGCCGACTCCCAAGTGCATTTGGAAGCCAA ATGTGCAGCCTGATGACCATTTCCAGTACTATGGATTCTCACGCTATGCCAGGGAGCTAAATGAACTTAAACCTGAATTGAAAGCTGTCCTTCCACCAACAGACACACGTTTTAGACCAGACCAGAG
- the LOC133415203 gene encoding oxysterol-binding protein-related protein 6-like isoform X3 produces the protein MLDMTSMDPQVCPPPLSSNQSLISGLDKSPASAYKPGHSRSSSTGSSKHSKQSRNWEVMEDLQNLEQNSVPGSSLDLSIPGICEGFLMKRRKYPLKGWHKRYFMLEKGILKYSKTQQDIQRGKLHGSLDVSLAVMSINKNSKRIDLDAGDNLYHLMAKSHDLFYIWLTKLCAHRVFRKNEAMSVQRGVLHAISLGHSSLPAMTNLAQKKRTSLPIYASSASVFQTEMGSPSLPITSHPAVTNKVSAWLQQTNDIDATSNDLSRCQTDLTELAHLIQRLHWLEGGFPITDTDLEMRISMQNLFLEKPKKKTGKMFGHSRTLSRVEAMGGVFPSSHISNNFRSVQSIPDYVYSQLSNPQVTSPEAKKLQQDICIVSQKVFTSLKSVHEVLTLERERLRQAWTDPDLRQDATERLATLCSTLSEGTPTLSQSQRAPSVADSMAEYFDASEVIICESSSEADCSDESGLSDITTTSTSEPEEGHASAALKYRASLKSATDKPRPVSDTGHRTRIPAPGTDNSHIGIMNILYNNIGKDLSRVSMPVALNEPLSLLQRMSEELEYSELLDIANHTDDPYERMVFVAAFSISGYAWASWRYRYKPFNPVLGETYESHREDRGFRYMSEQVSHHPPISACHAESTNFTFWQDQRWKNKFWGKSVEILSSGPVHVTLPRYGDHYEWNKAVTCIHNVLSQQRWLEHYGEVVIRNKENDVCTCKITFVKSRYWTSDSSKNGVQGVVLDQAGEVVHRFGGFWHEGIFCDTLPTPKCIWKPNVQPDDHFQYYGFSRYARELNELKPELKAVLPPTDTRFRPDQRLLEEGKVAEADKKKDEVEEKQRERRKEMAKQGKEHIVKFFRKEIDEAGREKWLYNGNYWNLRKEPGFAHTENLDLW, from the exons ATGCTAGACATGACGTCCATGGACCCTCAGGTGTGCCCGCCCCCGCTTAGTAGCAACCAGTCATTGATATCAGGCCTTGACAAATCCCCAGCCAGCGCATACAAACCTGGCCACTCCAGGAGCAGCAGCACTGGCTCCTCCAAACATTCAAAGCAG TCTCGTAACTGGGAAGTGATGGAGGACTTGCAGAATCTGGAACAGAATTCTGTTCCTGGCTCCTCCCTGGACTTAAGTATTCCTGGGATATGTGAGGGCTTtttgatgaagaggaggaaatACCCACTAAAGGGTTGGCACAAG AGATACTTCATGTTAGAGAAGGGAATTCTAAAGTATTCAAAGACACAGCAAGAC ATTCAAAGAGGAAAACTTCATGGCTCGTTGGATGTTAGTCTGGCCGTTATGTCTATTAATAAAAACTCTAAACGTATCGATTTGGATGCTGGAGACAATCTCTACCACCTTATG GCCAAGAGCCATGACTTGTTTTACATTTGGTTGACCAAGCTGTGTGCCCATCGTGTATTTCGCAAAAACGAGGCTATGAGCGTCCAACGTGGAGTGCTTCACGCCATCTCTCTCGGCCACAGTTCTCTGCCAGCTATGACCAATCTGGcccagaaaaaaagaacttct CTGCCCATCTATGCCAGCTCAGCATCAGTGTTCCAAACTGAGATGGGAAGCCCATCCCTTCCTATTACCTCCCATCCAGCGGTGACCAACAAGGTGTCAGCCTGGCTGCAGCAGACAAATGACATTGATGCAACTTCCAATG ATTTGTCTCGTTGTCAGACAGACCTGACAGAACTGGCCCATCTCATTCAGCGACTCCATTGGCTGGAAGGAGGCTTCCCAATCACTGACACAGACCTGGAGATGCGCATCAGCATGCAG AATCTTTTCTTGGAGAAACCCAAGAAGAAGACTGGAAAAATGTTTGGTCACTCCAGGACGTTGTCCCGTGTGGAAGCTATGGGAGGAGTT TTCCCTTCCAGCCACATTAGTAACAATTTTAGGTCTGTTCAATCTATCCCGGACTATGTCTACTCGCAGCTGTCTAATCCTCAAGTCACCTCACCAGAGGCTAAGAAACTCCAACAGGACATCTGCATAGTTTCGCAGAAGG TTTTTACCTCTCTCAAGTCTGTTCATGAAGTTTTGACCTTGGAGAGAGAACGACTTAGACAGGCCTGGACTGACCCTGATCTGAGGCAGGACGCCACAGAACGGCTCGCTACTCTGTGCAGCACACTGTCAGAG GGGACACCGACTTTGAGTCAGAGTCAACGTGCACCCTCCGTGGCTGATTCCATGGCAGAGTATTTTGATGCCAGTGAAGTGATCATATGCGAGAGCTCCTCTGAAGCAGACTGTTCAGATGAGTCCGGTCTGAGTGACATCACCACCACAAGCACATCCGAGCCTGAAGAAGGACATG ccAGTGCCGCCCTCAAATACCGAGCCAGTCTAAAGAGTGCGACTGACAAACCCAGACCGGTGTCTGACACAG GTCATCGCACTCGTATCCCTGCCCCAGGAACAGACAACAGCCACATTGGCATCATGAACATCCTGTATAACAACATTGGCAAGGATCTTTCGAGGGTCTCTATGCCTGTTGCACTCAATGAACCTCTGTCTTTGCTGCAAAGAATGTCAGAAGAGCTAGAGTACTCTGAGCTGCTTGACATTGCTAATCATACCGATGATCCATATGAGAGAATG GTATTTGTTGCGGCGTTCTCTATTTCTGGATATGCGTGGGCATCCTGGAGGTATCGCTACAAACCCTTCAATCCTGTtcttggagaaacatatgagAGTCACAGAGAAGACAGAGGCTTCCGCTATATGAGCGAGCAG GTTAGTCATCATCCACCCATCTCTGCCTGCCATGCAGAGTCTACAAACTTCACCTTCTGGCAAG ATCAAAGATGGAAGAACAAGTTTTGGGGGAAGTCAGTGGAGATCCTCTCGAGTGGACCGGTCCATGTTACCTTACCCAG GTATGGCGATCACTACGAATGGAACAAGGCAGTTACTTGCATTCACAATGTGCTGAGTCAGCAACGCTGGTTGGAGCACTATGGGGAGGTGGTCATCAGAAACAAAGAGAACGATGTTTGCACCTGCAAGATAACGTTTGTCAAG TCTCGGTACTGGACCTCCGACAGCAGTAAAAATGGGGTTCAGGGTGTGGTTTTGGACCAGGCTGGAGAGGTTGTCCATCGTTTTGGAGGGTTCTGGCACGAAGGCATCTTCTGTGACACACTGCCGACTCCCAAGTGCATTTGGAAGCCAA ATGTGCAGCCTGATGACCATTTCCAGTACTATGGATTCTCACGCTATGCCAGGGAGCTAAATGAACTTAAACCTGAATTGAAAGCTGTCCTTCCACCAACAGACACACGTTTTAGACCAGACCAGAG